In Zingiber officinale cultivar Zhangliang chromosome 6A, Zo_v1.1, whole genome shotgun sequence, a single genomic region encodes these proteins:
- the LOC121998065 gene encoding metal tolerance protein C4-like — protein sequence MWLTTSSHVMLTEVVHSAADLANQVWAQRVVHGMQNLWKAHPPENMHYAALVICGSFLVECAWLLVAINAVKKGAAAEGMKLWDYVWHGHDPTSVAVMTEVVDFRYDCNSEVIGQSRNSFGKQSLKTTMHF from the exons ATGTGGCTGACAACTTCAAGCCATGTTATGTTAACTGAAGTTGTGCACTCAGCTGCAGACCTTGCTAATCAG GTTTGGGCGCAAAGGGTTGTGCATGGGATGCAGAACCTATGGAAAGCTCAT CCTCCTGAAAATATGCACTATGCTGCCTTAGTGATTTGTGGATCCTTCCTCGTAGAAT GTGCTTGGCTGCTTGTTGCTATTAATGCTGTTAAGAAAGGTGCAGCTGCAGAAGGAATGAAATtgtgggactatgtttggcaCGGCCATGATCCAACATCTGTTGCTGTTATGACAGAG GTTGTAGATTTTCGCTATGATTGCAACAGTGAGGTGATTGGTCAAAGCAGAAATAG TTTCGGGAAGCAAAGTCTCAAGACGACAATGCACTTCTAA